The following are from one region of the Takifugu rubripes chromosome 16, fTakRub1.2, whole genome shotgun sequence genome:
- the cdc42bpb gene encoding serine/threonine-protein kinase MRCK beta isoform X1 — protein sequence MSAQVRLKRLEELLLEQKEAGCLSVEALLDLLLCLFTECSQSPLKREKHVADFLEWVKPFTTTVKDMRLHRDDFEMLKVIGRGAFGEVAVVKMKHTERVYAMKILNKWEMLKRAETACFREERDVLVRGDSQWITTLHYAFQDENFLYLVMDYYVGGDLLTLLSKFEDRLPEDMAKFYVAEMVLAIHSIHQQHYIHRDIKPDNVLLDVNGHIRLADFGSCLRMMEDGTVQSSVAVGTPDYISPEILQAMEDGMGRYGPECDWWSLGVCLYEMLYGETPFYAESLVETYGKIMNHEERFQFPSHVTDVSEDAKDLIQRLICSRECRLGLNGISDFKSHPFFGGIAWDNIRSAEAPYIPDVSSPTDTSNFDVDDDVLKNPEISPPMSHTGFTGQHLPFVGFTFTTNSCFADKGSIDQVESGLRQLEGGGGQEVEAFERRIRRLEQEKQELNRKLQESTQALQAPTRGGTLTRDKEIKKLNEEIERLKKKLADSDRLEHQLEEAVMLQQDYESSASKLKMLEKQVKMLRQEKDDVHKQLSDSLERLRSQSKELKEAHSQRKLALQEFSELSERMADLRSSKQRLSRQLRDKEEEMDALLQKLDAMRQEIRKTEKIRKELEAQLDDAKAEASKERKLREHSEVYSKQLETEVKSLKSQQGRGAPVGAAESQQELSRVKAELDKKILFYEEELLRRDSALSSEIKNLRKDLHESEGAQLTANKALLQLRDKLDKAKRDRQTEMDEAVTALKEKHEREKNLLTEENRKLTAENDKLCSFVDNLTAQNRQLEDDFQDLSSKKESVAHWEAQIAEIIQWVSDEKDARGYLQALATKMTEELETLRNSSLGTRPLDPLWKVRRSQKLDMSARLELQSALEAEIRAKQIVQEELRRVKAANINLESKIKDLEERIREMEDHVDTLKKEMEESRSRSDKGLKLPDFQDSIFDYFNTSPLAPDLTFRASLCSASSLLASWEDHTDVDATQQKSETTPSSHSTSSKHEDGKVAMVPATPPPTSQSTSLTSPKPRAHQLSIKMFSSPTQCTHCTSLMVGLTRQGYACEVCSFICHVSCKDHAPCVCPIPPEQAKRPQGIDVQRGIGTAYKGYVRIPKPSGVKKGWQRVFAMISDCKLFLYDVPEGKSTQSGVAASLVLDLRDEAFSVSSVLVSDVIHATTKDVPCIFKITSSQLISALSPVSLLVLAESEAEKRKWVRILEGLQSILTKNLLKSRQVHVLHEAYDASLPIIKSTLSAAILDRERIALGTEDGLFVVEVTRDVIVRASDSKKTYQIDLIPKEKVIALLCGRNRHVHLIPWEALEGAESTFDVKMTETKGCQALTTGLLRPGGPACLLAAVKRQVQCYEITRSKPNYKKLWEVQAPGTVQWLGIVRERLCVGYPSGFALLALQGETSPVSLVSPGDPSLAFLAQQSLGALHAVEVGSTELLLCFSQLGIYVDSQGKRSRTQELMWPSTPVAISSNASHLTVYSEYGIDVFDIHTTDWVQTTSLCKIRPLNVEGTLNLLSSEPSRLIYFSNSSSEGELTIPDKTDHSRKLMVRTRSKRKFLFKVPEEERLQQRREMLRDPELRSKMISNPTNFNHVAHMGPGDGMQVLMDLPLVGDVTSLSPALSPSPSSSSCRHTLISSPSNFEHVYHMTSASAGVFLQKDASSCSSSQQSLLQPSSSSSSPSTSSVGRSVMPSSQDDSGKDRPRPLSSISRQQRSKTHITRTASDFGGGASSRSILDLDQDLDREPDSDSTKHSTPSNSSSPPSPNSPHRSQLTLDSMDMEP from the exons ATGTCGGCTCAGGTCCGTCTGAAGCggttggaggagctgctgctggagcagaaggAGGCCGGATGTCTGAGCGTGGAGGCGCTGCTCgacctgctgctctgcctcttcaCCGAGTGCTCCCAGTCCCCCCTGAAGAGGGAGAAGCACGTTGCGGACTTCCTGGAGTGGG TCAAACCCTTCACCACCACCGTGAAGGACATGAGGCTGCACAGAGACGATTTCGAGATGCTGAAGGTGATTGGACGAGGAGCTTTTGGAGAG GTTGCCGTGGTGAAGATGAAGCACACAGAAAGAGTTTATGCCATGAAGATTCTCAATAAGTGGGAGATGTTGAAGAGAGCGGAG ACGGCGTGTTTCAGAGAGGAGCGAGACGTCCTCGTCAGAGGAGACAGTCAGTGGATCACGACGCTCCACTACGCCTTCCAGGATGAGAACTTCTTG TATCTGGTGATGGATTACTACGTAGGTGGAGACCTGCTGACTCTACTCAGTAAGTTTGAGGATCGTCTCCCTGAAGACATGGCTAAGTTCTACGTGgctgagatggtgctggccATTCACTCCATTCACCAGCAGCACTACATCCACAG AGACATTAAACCTGACAACGTCCTGCTGGACGTTAATGGTCACATCCGTCTGGCTGACTTTGGGTCGTGTCTGCGCATGATGGAAGACGGAACG GTCCAGTCCTCCGTGGCGGTGGGAACTCCGGACTACATCTCCCCAGAGATCCTGCAGGCTATGGAGGACGGAATGGGCCGCTATGGGCCGGAGTGCGACTGGTGGTCTCTGGGGGTGTGCTTGTATGAGATGCTGTATGGAGAGACGCCGTTCTACGCCGAGTCATTGGTGGAGACGTATGGAAAGATAATGAACCATGAG GAGCGTTTCCAGTTCCCCTCACATGTGACCGATGTGTCGGAGGATGCCAAAGATTTGATTCAGCGCCTGATCTGCTCCCGGGAATGTCGACTCGGTCTGAATGGGATCTCTGACTTTAAAAGTCATCCATTCTTTGGCGGGATAGCCTGGGACAACATCCGGTCTGCCGAGGCTCCATACATCCCAGACGTGTCCTCGCCCACTGACACATCCAACTTTGATGTAGATGACGATGTCCTGAAAAACCCG GAAATCAGCCCTCCCATGTCtcacactggtttcactggtcaGCATCTGCCCTTTGTTGGCTTCACCTTCACAACCAATAGTTGCTTTGCTGACAAAGGCTCCATCGACCAAGTGGAGTCTGGGCTGCGGCAgctggagggtggaggaggacaggaggtggAAGCCTTTGAGAGGAGGATCCGCCGGCTGGAGCAGGAAAAGCAGGAGCTGAACCGGAAGTTGCAGG AATCCACCCAGGCCCTGCAGGCCCCGACTCGAGGAGGAACTCTGACCCGAGACAAAGAGATCAAGAAGCTTAATGAAGAAATTGAACGGCTGAAAAAAAAGCTGGCAG ACTCTGATAGGCTGGAACATCAGCTGGAAGAGGCGGTGATGCTCCAACAGGACTACGAAAGCTCCGCCTCCAAATtgaagatgctggagaagcAGGTCAAGATGCTGAGACAGGAGAAGGACGACGTCCACAAG cagttgtCTGACTCTCTGGAGCGCCTCCGGAGTCAGTccaaggagctgaaggaggcacATTCTCAGAGGAAGCTGGCTCTGCAGGAGTTCTCCGAGCTGTCGGAGAGAATGGCCGATCTGCGCTCCTCCAAGCAGCGACTCTCCCGTCAACTGagggacaaagaggaggagatggatgcactgctgcagaaactggacGCCATGAGACAGGAGATCCGCAAGACTGAGAAGATTCGCAAGGAG CTGGAAGCTCAGCTGGATGATGCGAAGGCCGAAGCATCGAAGGAGAGGAAGCTGCGGGAGCACAGTGAGGTTTACTCCAAACAGCTGGAGACAGAAGTGAAGAGTCTGAAG TCTCAGCAGGGCAGGGGTGCACCAGTGGGGGCGGCAGAGTCCCAGCAGGAACTGTCACGGGTGAAGGCGGAGCTTGATAAGAAGATCCTGTTCTatgaagaggagctgctgagaaGGGACTCAGCCCTGTCCTCTGAGATCAAGAACCTCCGGAAAGACCTGCACGAGTCTGAGGGGGCGCAGCTTACTGCTAACAAGGCGCTGCTGCAGCTACGAGACAAGCTGGACAAGGCCAAGAGGGACAG acagacggagATGGATGAAGCTGTCACAGCTCTGAAAGAGAAGCATGAACGAGAGAAAAACCTGCTGACAGAAGAAAACCGcaaactgacagctgaaaatgATAAG cTCTGCTCGTTTGTGGACAACCTGACGGCTCAGAACCGTCAGCTGGAGGATGATTTTCAGGACTTGTCATCCAAAAAGGAGAGTGTTGCTCATTGGGAGGCCCAGATCGCAGAGATCATCCAGTG GGTGAGTGATGAGAAAGATGCCAGAGGGTACCTCCAGGCTTTGGCCACCAAGATGACAGAAGAGCTGGAAACACTTCGAAATTCCAGTCTGGGAACCAGGCCTCTG GACCCCCTGTGGAAGGTGCGTCGCAGTCAGAAGTTGGACATGTCGGCCCGGCTGGAGCTTCAGTCGGCTCTGGAAGCTGAGATCAGAGCCAAGCAGATAGTTCAGGAAGAACTGCGTCGAGTTAAAGCTGCTAACATCAACctggagag TAAGATAAAGGACTTGGAGGAGAGGatcagagagatggaggatcATGTGGACACACtaaagaaagagatggaggagagccgATCTCGCTCTGATAAAG GTTTGAAGCTTCCAGACTTCCAAGACTCCATCTTTGATTATTTCAACACGTCTCCTCTGGCTCCTGAcctcaccttcaga GCGTCACTTTGCTCCGCCTCTTCACTGCTTGCTAGCTGGGAAGAC CACACAGACGTAGATGCCACCCAACAGAAATCTGAGACCACGCCCTCCTCGCACTCCACCTCCTCCAAACACGAG GACGGTAAAGTAGCAATGGTCCCAGCAACCCCGCCCCCCACATCCCAGAGCACCAGTCTCACATCACCAAAG CCCAGAGCTCATCAGCTGAGCATCAAGATGTTCTCCAGCCCTACTCAGTGCACACACTGCACCTCCCTGATGGTCGGGCTCACCAGGCAGGGATACGCCTGTGAAG TGTGCTCCTTCATCTGCCATGTTTCCTGCAAAGACCACGCCCCGTGTGTCTGTCCAATCCCTCCAGAGCAAGCCAAGAGGCCGCAGGGCATCGATGTTCAGAGAGGCATTGGCACCGCCTACAAAGGTTATGTCAGG ATCCCCAAGCCCAGCGGCGTGAAGAAGGGCTGGCAGCGAGTCTTCGCCATGATCTCTGACTGTAAACTCTTTCTCTACGATGTTCCTGAAGGAAAGTCCACTCAATCAGGTGTGGCTGCGAGTCTGGTGCTGGATCTGAG AGATGAGGCCTTTTCTGTCAGCTCTGTCCTGGTATCAGATGTCATCCACGCCACCACCAAGGATGTCCCCTGCATTTTTAAG ATAACGTCGTCTCAGCTGATTTCAGCGCTGTCCCCTGTATCCCTTCTGGTGCTGGCTGAAAGTGAAGCGGAGAAGAGGAAGTGGGTCAGAATTCTGGAAGGTCTTCAGAGCATCCTGAccaagaacctgctgaagagccGTCAGGTCCATGTCCTCCATGAAGCTTATGATGCCTCCCTTCCTATCATCAAGTCCACCCTGTCGGCCGCCATTCTCG ATCGAGAAAGAATCGCTTTGGGGACAGAAGACGGACTTTTTGTTGTGGAGGTCACCAGAGACG TGATCGTACGAGCGTCCGACAGCAAGAAGACATATCAGATTGATTTGATCCCAAAAGAAAAGGTCATTGCCCTGCTCTGTGGTCGAAATCGTCATGTCCATCTTATTCCCTGGGAGGCTCTAGAAGGTGCTGAGTCCACCTTTGATGTAAAGATGACAGAGACCAAAGGCTGCCAGGCTCTGACCACAGGGTTGCTCCGCCCTGGAGGCCCTGCCTGTCTGCTAGCTGCCGTTAAACGCCAG GTTCAGTGTTATGAGATCACTCGATCGAAGCCCAACTATAAGAAGCTGTGGGAGGTGCAGGCTCCAGGAACGGTGCAGTGGTTGGGTATAGTGAGAGAGCGGCTCTGTGTGGGTTACCCTTCAGGATTCGCTCTGCTGGCCCTGCAGGGGGAGACATCCCCCGTCAGCTTGGTGAGTCCTGGTGACCCCTCTCTGGCATTCCTGGCCCAGCAGTCCCTGGGTGCCTTACACGCTGTGGAGGTGGGATCtacagagctgctgctctgcttcagccAGCTTGGAATCTATGTGGACTCACAGGGAAAACGGTCCAGAACCCAGGAGCTGATGTGGCCCTCCACACCGGTTGCAATCA GTTCTAACGCGTCACACCTGACCGTCTACAGCGAGTATGGAATTGATGTTTTTGACATTCACACCACAGACTGGGTTCAAACCACCTCCCTCTGCAAG ATCCGACCTCTCAACGTTGAAGGGACCTTAAACCTACTGAGTTCAGAACCTTCTCGTCTCATCTACTTCAGCAACAGTTCATCAG AGGGAGAGCTCACCATCCCAGACAAAACAGACCACAGCAGAAAGCTGATGGTTCGAACTCGCAGTAAGAGGAAGTTCCTCTTCAAAGTTCCAGAGGAAGAGCGACTCCAGCAGAGAAG ggagaTGCTCCGGGACCCTGAGCTCAGGTCAAAGATGATCTCTAACCCCACCAACTTCAACCATGTGGCTCACATGGGTCCAGGTGATGGGATGCAGGTTCTGATGGACCTCCCTCTG gttggtgatgtcacttccctctcccctgccttgtctccctccccctcttcttcttcctgccgccacaccctcatctcctccccctccaactTTGAGCATGTTTATCACATGACCTCCGCCTCCGCCGGCGTCTTCTTACAGAAAGatgcctcctcttgctcctcctcccagcagaGCCTCTTgcagccttcctcctcctcctcttctccctccacctcctctgttggAAGG AGTGTGATGCCTTCCTCTCAGGACGACTCAGGGAAggacaggccccgcccactctccAGTATCTCTCGGCAACAGAGGAGTAAGACGCACATCACACGCACAGCCTCAG ATTTTGGAGGAGGAGCTTCATCACGCAGTATCTTAGATCTAGATCAAGACCTGGACCgagag CCGGACTCGGACTCCACCAAACATTCAACCCCCTCCAACAGCTCCAGCCCTCCCAGCCCCAACTCGCCCCACCGCAGCCAGCTGACCCTGGACAGCATGGACATGGAGCCCTGA
- the cdc42bpb gene encoding serine/threonine-protein kinase MRCK beta isoform X2 has product MSAQVRLKRLEELLLEQKEAGCLSVEALLDLLLCLFTECSQSPLKREKHVADFLEWVKPFTTTVKDMRLHRDDFEMLKVIGRGAFGEVAVVKMKHTERVYAMKILNKWEMLKRAETACFREERDVLVRGDSQWITTLHYAFQDENFLYLVMDYYVGGDLLTLLSKFEDRLPEDMAKFYVAEMVLAIHSIHQQHYIHRDIKPDNVLLDVNGHIRLADFGSCLRMMEDGTVQSSVAVGTPDYISPEILQAMEDGMGRYGPECDWWSLGVCLYEMLYGETPFYAESLVETYGKIMNHEERFQFPSHVTDVSEDAKDLIQRLICSRECRLGLNGISDFKSHPFFGGIAWDNIRSAEAPYIPDVSSPTDTSNFDVDDDVLKNPEISPPMSHTGFTGQHLPFVGFTFTTNSCFADKGSIDQVESGLRQLEGGGGQEVEAFERRIRRLEQEKQELNRKLQESTQALQAPTRGGTLTRDKEIKKLNEEIERLKKKLADSDRLEHQLEEAVMLQQDYESSASKLKMLEKQVKMLRQEKDDVHKQLSDSLERLRSQSKELKEAHSQRKLALQEFSELSERMADLRSSKQRLSRQLRDKEEEMDALLQKLDAMRQEIRKTEKIRKELEAQLDDAKAEASKERKLREHSEVYSKQLETEVKSLKSQQGRGAPVGAAESQQELSRVKAELDKKILFYEEELLRRDSALSSEIKNLRKDLHESEGAQLTANKALLQLRDKLDKAKRDRQTEMDEAVTALKEKHEREKNLLTEENRKLTAENDKLCSFVDNLTAQNRQLEDDFQDLSSKKESVAHWEAQIAEIIQWVSDEKDARGYLQALATKMTEELETLRNSSLGTRPLDPLWKVRRSQKLDMSARLELQSALEAEIRAKQIVQEELRRVKAANINLESKIKDLEERIREMEDHVDTLKKEMEESRSRSDKGLKLPDFQDSIFDYFNTSPLAPDLTFRASLCSASSLLASWEDHTDVDATQQKSETTPSSHSTSSKHEDGKVAMVPATPPPTSQSTSLTSPKPRAHQLSIKMFSSPTQCTHCTSLMVGLTRQGYACEVCSFICHVSCKDHAPCVCPIPPEQAKRPQGIDVQRGIGTAYKGYVRIPKPSGVKKGWQRVFAMISDCKLFLYDVPEGKSTQSGVAASLVLDLRDEAFSVSSVLVSDVIHATTKDVPCIFKITSSQLISALSPVSLLVLAESEAEKRKWVRILEGLQSILTKNLLKSRQVHVLHEAYDASLPIIKSTLSAAILDRERIALGTEDGLFVVEVTRDVIVRASDSKKTYQIDLIPKEKVIALLCGRNRHVHLIPWEALEGAESTFDVKMTETKGCQALTTGLLRPGGPACLLAAVKRQVQCYEITRSKPNYKKLWEVQAPGTVQWLGIVRERLCVGYPSGFALLALQGETSPVSLVSPGDPSLAFLAQQSLGALHAVEVGSTELLLCFSQLGIYVDSQGKRSRTQELMWPSTPVAISSNASHLTVYSEYGIDVFDIHTTDWVQTTSLCKIRPLNVEGTLNLLSSEPSRLIYFSNSSSEGELTIPDKTDHSRKLMVRTRSKRKFLFKVPEEERLQQRREMLRDPELRSKMISNPTNFNHVAHMGPGDGMQVLMDLPLVGDVTSLSPALSPSPSSSSCRHTLISSPSNFEHVYHMTSASAGVFLQKDASSCSSSQQSLLQPSSSSSSPSTSSVGRSVMPSSQDDSGKDRPRPLSSISRQQRNFGGGASSRSILDLDQDLDREPDSDSTKHSTPSNSSSPPSPNSPHRSQLTLDSMDMEP; this is encoded by the exons ATGTCGGCTCAGGTCCGTCTGAAGCggttggaggagctgctgctggagcagaaggAGGCCGGATGTCTGAGCGTGGAGGCGCTGCTCgacctgctgctctgcctcttcaCCGAGTGCTCCCAGTCCCCCCTGAAGAGGGAGAAGCACGTTGCGGACTTCCTGGAGTGGG TCAAACCCTTCACCACCACCGTGAAGGACATGAGGCTGCACAGAGACGATTTCGAGATGCTGAAGGTGATTGGACGAGGAGCTTTTGGAGAG GTTGCCGTGGTGAAGATGAAGCACACAGAAAGAGTTTATGCCATGAAGATTCTCAATAAGTGGGAGATGTTGAAGAGAGCGGAG ACGGCGTGTTTCAGAGAGGAGCGAGACGTCCTCGTCAGAGGAGACAGTCAGTGGATCACGACGCTCCACTACGCCTTCCAGGATGAGAACTTCTTG TATCTGGTGATGGATTACTACGTAGGTGGAGACCTGCTGACTCTACTCAGTAAGTTTGAGGATCGTCTCCCTGAAGACATGGCTAAGTTCTACGTGgctgagatggtgctggccATTCACTCCATTCACCAGCAGCACTACATCCACAG AGACATTAAACCTGACAACGTCCTGCTGGACGTTAATGGTCACATCCGTCTGGCTGACTTTGGGTCGTGTCTGCGCATGATGGAAGACGGAACG GTCCAGTCCTCCGTGGCGGTGGGAACTCCGGACTACATCTCCCCAGAGATCCTGCAGGCTATGGAGGACGGAATGGGCCGCTATGGGCCGGAGTGCGACTGGTGGTCTCTGGGGGTGTGCTTGTATGAGATGCTGTATGGAGAGACGCCGTTCTACGCCGAGTCATTGGTGGAGACGTATGGAAAGATAATGAACCATGAG GAGCGTTTCCAGTTCCCCTCACATGTGACCGATGTGTCGGAGGATGCCAAAGATTTGATTCAGCGCCTGATCTGCTCCCGGGAATGTCGACTCGGTCTGAATGGGATCTCTGACTTTAAAAGTCATCCATTCTTTGGCGGGATAGCCTGGGACAACATCCGGTCTGCCGAGGCTCCATACATCCCAGACGTGTCCTCGCCCACTGACACATCCAACTTTGATGTAGATGACGATGTCCTGAAAAACCCG GAAATCAGCCCTCCCATGTCtcacactggtttcactggtcaGCATCTGCCCTTTGTTGGCTTCACCTTCACAACCAATAGTTGCTTTGCTGACAAAGGCTCCATCGACCAAGTGGAGTCTGGGCTGCGGCAgctggagggtggaggaggacaggaggtggAAGCCTTTGAGAGGAGGATCCGCCGGCTGGAGCAGGAAAAGCAGGAGCTGAACCGGAAGTTGCAGG AATCCACCCAGGCCCTGCAGGCCCCGACTCGAGGAGGAACTCTGACCCGAGACAAAGAGATCAAGAAGCTTAATGAAGAAATTGAACGGCTGAAAAAAAAGCTGGCAG ACTCTGATAGGCTGGAACATCAGCTGGAAGAGGCGGTGATGCTCCAACAGGACTACGAAAGCTCCGCCTCCAAATtgaagatgctggagaagcAGGTCAAGATGCTGAGACAGGAGAAGGACGACGTCCACAAG cagttgtCTGACTCTCTGGAGCGCCTCCGGAGTCAGTccaaggagctgaaggaggcacATTCTCAGAGGAAGCTGGCTCTGCAGGAGTTCTCCGAGCTGTCGGAGAGAATGGCCGATCTGCGCTCCTCCAAGCAGCGACTCTCCCGTCAACTGagggacaaagaggaggagatggatgcactgctgcagaaactggacGCCATGAGACAGGAGATCCGCAAGACTGAGAAGATTCGCAAGGAG CTGGAAGCTCAGCTGGATGATGCGAAGGCCGAAGCATCGAAGGAGAGGAAGCTGCGGGAGCACAGTGAGGTTTACTCCAAACAGCTGGAGACAGAAGTGAAGAGTCTGAAG TCTCAGCAGGGCAGGGGTGCACCAGTGGGGGCGGCAGAGTCCCAGCAGGAACTGTCACGGGTGAAGGCGGAGCTTGATAAGAAGATCCTGTTCTatgaagaggagctgctgagaaGGGACTCAGCCCTGTCCTCTGAGATCAAGAACCTCCGGAAAGACCTGCACGAGTCTGAGGGGGCGCAGCTTACTGCTAACAAGGCGCTGCTGCAGCTACGAGACAAGCTGGACAAGGCCAAGAGGGACAG acagacggagATGGATGAAGCTGTCACAGCTCTGAAAGAGAAGCATGAACGAGAGAAAAACCTGCTGACAGAAGAAAACCGcaaactgacagctgaaaatgATAAG cTCTGCTCGTTTGTGGACAACCTGACGGCTCAGAACCGTCAGCTGGAGGATGATTTTCAGGACTTGTCATCCAAAAAGGAGAGTGTTGCTCATTGGGAGGCCCAGATCGCAGAGATCATCCAGTG GGTGAGTGATGAGAAAGATGCCAGAGGGTACCTCCAGGCTTTGGCCACCAAGATGACAGAAGAGCTGGAAACACTTCGAAATTCCAGTCTGGGAACCAGGCCTCTG GACCCCCTGTGGAAGGTGCGTCGCAGTCAGAAGTTGGACATGTCGGCCCGGCTGGAGCTTCAGTCGGCTCTGGAAGCTGAGATCAGAGCCAAGCAGATAGTTCAGGAAGAACTGCGTCGAGTTAAAGCTGCTAACATCAACctggagag TAAGATAAAGGACTTGGAGGAGAGGatcagagagatggaggatcATGTGGACACACtaaagaaagagatggaggagagccgATCTCGCTCTGATAAAG GTTTGAAGCTTCCAGACTTCCAAGACTCCATCTTTGATTATTTCAACACGTCTCCTCTGGCTCCTGAcctcaccttcaga GCGTCACTTTGCTCCGCCTCTTCACTGCTTGCTAGCTGGGAAGAC CACACAGACGTAGATGCCACCCAACAGAAATCTGAGACCACGCCCTCCTCGCACTCCACCTCCTCCAAACACGAG GACGGTAAAGTAGCAATGGTCCCAGCAACCCCGCCCCCCACATCCCAGAGCACCAGTCTCACATCACCAAAG CCCAGAGCTCATCAGCTGAGCATCAAGATGTTCTCCAGCCCTACTCAGTGCACACACTGCACCTCCCTGATGGTCGGGCTCACCAGGCAGGGATACGCCTGTGAAG TGTGCTCCTTCATCTGCCATGTTTCCTGCAAAGACCACGCCCCGTGTGTCTGTCCAATCCCTCCAGAGCAAGCCAAGAGGCCGCAGGGCATCGATGTTCAGAGAGGCATTGGCACCGCCTACAAAGGTTATGTCAGG ATCCCCAAGCCCAGCGGCGTGAAGAAGGGCTGGCAGCGAGTCTTCGCCATGATCTCTGACTGTAAACTCTTTCTCTACGATGTTCCTGAAGGAAAGTCCACTCAATCAGGTGTGGCTGCGAGTCTGGTGCTGGATCTGAG AGATGAGGCCTTTTCTGTCAGCTCTGTCCTGGTATCAGATGTCATCCACGCCACCACCAAGGATGTCCCCTGCATTTTTAAG ATAACGTCGTCTCAGCTGATTTCAGCGCTGTCCCCTGTATCCCTTCTGGTGCTGGCTGAAAGTGAAGCGGAGAAGAGGAAGTGGGTCAGAATTCTGGAAGGTCTTCAGAGCATCCTGAccaagaacctgctgaagagccGTCAGGTCCATGTCCTCCATGAAGCTTATGATGCCTCCCTTCCTATCATCAAGTCCACCCTGTCGGCCGCCATTCTCG ATCGAGAAAGAATCGCTTTGGGGACAGAAGACGGACTTTTTGTTGTGGAGGTCACCAGAGACG TGATCGTACGAGCGTCCGACAGCAAGAAGACATATCAGATTGATTTGATCCCAAAAGAAAAGGTCATTGCCCTGCTCTGTGGTCGAAATCGTCATGTCCATCTTATTCCCTGGGAGGCTCTAGAAGGTGCTGAGTCCACCTTTGATGTAAAGATGACAGAGACCAAAGGCTGCCAGGCTCTGACCACAGGGTTGCTCCGCCCTGGAGGCCCTGCCTGTCTGCTAGCTGCCGTTAAACGCCAG GTTCAGTGTTATGAGATCACTCGATCGAAGCCCAACTATAAGAAGCTGTGGGAGGTGCAGGCTCCAGGAACGGTGCAGTGGTTGGGTATAGTGAGAGAGCGGCTCTGTGTGGGTTACCCTTCAGGATTCGCTCTGCTGGCCCTGCAGGGGGAGACATCCCCCGTCAGCTTGGTGAGTCCTGGTGACCCCTCTCTGGCATTCCTGGCCCAGCAGTCCCTGGGTGCCTTACACGCTGTGGAGGTGGGATCtacagagctgctgctctgcttcagccAGCTTGGAATCTATGTGGACTCACAGGGAAAACGGTCCAGAACCCAGGAGCTGATGTGGCCCTCCACACCGGTTGCAATCA GTTCTAACGCGTCACACCTGACCGTCTACAGCGAGTATGGAATTGATGTTTTTGACATTCACACCACAGACTGGGTTCAAACCACCTCCCTCTGCAAG ATCCGACCTCTCAACGTTGAAGGGACCTTAAACCTACTGAGTTCAGAACCTTCTCGTCTCATCTACTTCAGCAACAGTTCATCAG AGGGAGAGCTCACCATCCCAGACAAAACAGACCACAGCAGAAAGCTGATGGTTCGAACTCGCAGTAAGAGGAAGTTCCTCTTCAAAGTTCCAGAGGAAGAGCGACTCCAGCAGAGAAG ggagaTGCTCCGGGACCCTGAGCTCAGGTCAAAGATGATCTCTAACCCCACCAACTTCAACCATGTGGCTCACATGGGTCCAGGTGATGGGATGCAGGTTCTGATGGACCTCCCTCTG gttggtgatgtcacttccctctcccctgccttgtctccctccccctcttcttcttcctgccgccacaccctcatctcctccccctccaactTTGAGCATGTTTATCACATGACCTCCGCCTCCGCCGGCGTCTTCTTACAGAAAGatgcctcctcttgctcctcctcccagcagaGCCTCTTgcagccttcctcctcctcctcttctccctccacctcctctgttggAAGG AGTGTGATGCCTTCCTCTCAGGACGACTCAGGGAAggacaggccccgcccactctccAGTATCTCTCGGCAACAGAGGA ATTTTGGAGGAGGAGCTTCATCACGCAGTATCTTAGATCTAGATCAAGACCTGGACCgagag CCGGACTCGGACTCCACCAAACATTCAACCCCCTCCAACAGCTCCAGCCCTCCCAGCCCCAACTCGCCCCACCGCAGCCAGCTGACCCTGGACAGCATGGACATGGAGCCCTGA